Within Pungitius pungitius chromosome 18, fPunPun2.1, whole genome shotgun sequence, the genomic segment TttgtctgcaatgacagcggttaccagggtaacatgaggagaaaagttgattaacggatataaataaataatcctggtccgacgggatgcgttagcagcagtagttgactacactcccTGCactttaaaccatagatttatctaggtcacatatgtcgaactcCGCCGAAATcgttacttgtttttttttcacccagaAGAATCTCAAAGTGCTGAATCATCAAATTCCTGTGGagcagttaccatggcaacgtgaGTATCACAAACAATGAGTGTAATATCTGACGAGGTGTTTGTTCTGAGTAATGGATGAAGTTGAGGgacacctgacacacacagactttacaCTTTGTAGTAAAACCCCGGTGGGGGTGGGGCTTAACCCTATTGAGTGAATAACAGCCAACCACATGGCACACAGCAGTAGTGAGAGAGTCTGAGGGCATCTAGTGGATGGTCAGTGGTTAGCAGGTCTGGGCCTGGACTTAGTGAACCTGAGCTGCAGATAGGCATGAAGCACAAGACCAGGCAAAACCACAAGAACCCTTCTATCAAGGGATGGGACCCAGATGTCCCTCCAGGGACCCCAAGGAAGGTATGAGGAGGCCTCTGGAGGAGACATCTGGAGCAAATGGATCCAACAAGTCCTCCAGCAGACTGGGCCTATAGCATCTGTTTAAGCAGCCTATACCAGTACAGCTAAGGTCTGGTCCAAAGAAAGCCCTAAAACCAGCCCTAAACCAGCCCTGAATAGAAACCCTAAagcagccctaactataaataTTCTACATTTTACTGGGAACCAACAGAAGGATCTACTACAGAAGTCATGTGATCACTTTTCTTAGTTTGTGTTGCAGCATTCTGGAATTACAGTCAGCTAATTACCAGCAACACAGTGGAGTAAATGGatggtgtgtaaatgtgtaaatgtattaCTTCTTTTTGACAGGATGACTAACGCTGCATTGAAATACAAGGAGATCATCTCAAAAAGTTATGAGATCAAAAGAGGATCTCCTACACTCTACCAGCTGAGACCAAAGGAAGAGAATATTGGAACTTTGAAAAGAAGGACTCTTGGTGTAAAGAATCCCAACAAGTTAAACAAAACCATCCTTCTTGTTGGTGAAACTGGAGCAGGAAAGTCTACTCTGATCAACGCTCTGGTGAACTTCGCCATGGGAGTGAAGTGGGAGGATGATGTCTGGTTTCAGATCgtagaggaagagaagaaagagcaaaCACAGAGTCAGACGTCAGATGTGATCGTGTACGAGATCTTTGGACATGAGGACAAAACTCTGCCCTACTCTCTGACCGTCATCGACACTCCTGGACATGGAAGCACAGGAGGGATTGAACATGATGGAAGGGTCAGTCAACGGTTATTTGACTTGTTCCGCTCAGTGGGCGGAGTCCATGAGATCAATGCGGTGGGTCTGGTGCTGAAAGCAGGCGAGAATCGACTGAACGACAGACTTTCATACGTCTTTAATTCAGTGGTGTCTCTGTTTGGAAAAGACCTGGAGCAGAACATCGTTGCCCTCGTCACACACTCACCTGGAAGGACTCCTAAAAATGCTCTGGATGCCCTCGATGCTGCAAACATTAAGTGTGCAAGAAATGACAAGAACCAGcctgttcacttcctgtttgataaCTGCCAACACGAAGCCAGGACAGAGGACGTAGAAGATCTTGAACAAGCATATAACAAAGCTATGAAAGGAATGAAGCAGTTCACAGACTTCCTGCAAAAAACTGCACCTCAAAAGCTGGAGACAACCCTTCATGTTCTGAATGAACGAATTAGACTGACAGCCTGCATCCAGAACCTGCAGGAGAGAATCCAGTCTATGGAACTCAAACAGAAGGAAATCCAACAGACTCAAGAAGCTCTGAAGAAATATGAAGAAGGGATGAAGTCTTTTGAAGGGTTCACTATTGAAGTCGATGAGTCCTACAAAGTTAAAGAGCCTATCGAATCTGGACGTTGGGGGTTGTTCTTCTATGAAGGAGCCGTCACCTGCAACATCTGTGAGGAGAACTGTCACTTTCCTGGATGCACCATGGCCCTCAAACCTTCACACTGTGAGGTCATGAAAGAAGGTCGCTGCACCTCATGTACCAACAGGTGCCCTGCAGCAGACCACGTTAAACAAGGCTGGAGGTACGTGACCAAGACCAAGAAGGTTAAGAAAACTCTGGAAGAAgtgaaaaagaaatatgaagAGAATAAAGCCCAGAACATGGGTATTTTGGAAAGTCTTCAAAAAGAGATGGAAAACCTTGAAGCACACAAAACAGAATCCCTGTACGAGGCCTACAACCACGTGGTCAAACTGGAACAAATCGCCCTGACTGTGGTTTCAGTGTCCACTTACGTCCACCTGGACTTCCTCatcgaggagatggagaagaaagggGACACTGAGAAGGTCCAGAAGCTGAAGGAGATGTCCAGTAAAAAAGATAATGTATTCATCGCAGGGTTCAAGTACATGTATGGTAAATTATTCAGCAGCAAGTAAAATGAGAAGAGGCACTGAGGTCCAGACGGACGATGCATCAGACGAGCTCTTACTAGAACGTTAGACGATCCTGTAGACGCCAATGATGTGTGACCTTTGGATTTTCATTTTGACGAAGACGTCCTCCTAGTCTGGATTATCGCTTGGAGACATGAAGCTTCGTAATCGTAGAACAAATCCATGTTTTGGGAAAAGAAAGTTTAAAGACGTTTGAAGCTGTGTTCCATCTTCTGGTTTTTAAGCACTTTTCCCCAAAAAGGGGCATGAAGCTCGGCAGTAAAgatcacaaaatatatatatacatatattgtgaTCTTTACTGCCGAGCTTCATCACAGTTTATAAAAACTCAAATATAAAACTATATCATCTGTAATTCTGCAAATGTACGATTATGTAAACATTACGTTGCTTGATTTAAAGTCTCTGATCAGGTTCCAGATCCACATTAAATGATCATTAAACTTTCCTCAAGTGTCTTCAGTTGTTGTTCAATCAAACTTCCTTTAAtgaacaagttttttttctttagcgaCTAGAGATTCAAACATTGTGTGGCAGAGAGGACTCCTCTGCGCAGGTTCCCGATGGAGTAACACGCGGAGAACACCGTCAGTtcggtaatatatatatatatatatatatatatatatatatatatatttatggttTATTGTTGCGGACTGTCGCTCGCTCCTCGCCCCTGAGCGTCGGGTTCAGCCTCTCGCTTCCAGTCCTGCTCGCTGTTTGTCTCCCCTGTGTTTTAAAATCAGTCCGATGCTCTTCAGCTGCGCTTGTTACCGGCCGGCATCGTTCCCtgaacccctccccccagctccccccctctgcagctgagctaaccacaccccgccaccacacatTGTAAGTCACTTTTAGATCAGCATCATAGGGATGTTATACCAGGATGAAGGTTTGGGTCGCTAGATGAACCAGAACCACAACATTGATGAAGAGCGCTTTGTGATGGTGGACATGTGTGTGCATTATTGAGTCCTCATGTACACACAAATGATCCAAGATGATGAATCCTGacgaggtggagcaggtggagcaggtgaaggAGAAGACTTTCCTGTGTTTAACCCTTCACGTATTCATGAGcagtttgtttctgtttaaatgtttgAACTGTTGAGACTGAACGATTCTTCGCTTCCAAAAGCTTTGAGATGTCGCTGAAAAAAAACTGAGCATTACACCACGATGTCATGTGCACAGTACGAAAAATGACTTAAAGGAACTGCAAGATGTTTAAATCACAACACAAATGAATCTGCTACGTCCAATCACACAATATAGAAGGAATATGTGGAAAACTCAATCCTCATCTTTTGCCCCATAAGATTATaaacatcttgattatcagACTTTCTGTTGTACTACGGTGGAACATTATTGCAGTTTATATAGCTacaaattaaaggaaaaaataaaagaaccaaCTAATTGAATAATTGCAGACATTAAAGGCTATAATGTCACATGGATTACCTTTAAGtgccaaaaaaatatatatcttaccACACGCTGTCTACCGTTTTTGACAATACAGAAAATAACTTAATTCCTCATTTATCGCAAGTCCCAACGAATAAATGATAAACTACATTACAAAACTAACACAAACAGAACGTTGTAACTTTAGATGGAATATAAATAACACCAATATTTGAGTCTTGgagtgaaagtaaaaataatccaACACAAATGTTCCTAATTCTCTTTATTTAGTTGTATGTGAAGGTGATTAGACGTCAAGTATGGAAAGCCTCAGCTGTCAGTTTATCATCAATTAGATTTAAAAACTGTCCTTTACTTTATTAAGGCAACGTGTACATCTACAAGCAGTGGGCGGAGCCTGATCGGgcctgggggcggggcttctgcCTCACAGTTTGGCCTTGCTCATGCGCCCCATGAGTTTCTCCAGTTTGAGGGCGAGCGTCATGTCGCCTTTGATCTTCAGCTTCCCCGACATGAAGGCCATCGTGGGCTTCAGcttccctggaaaaacaaacacacaccgccGTCACCGTGGAAACGGCACACTTCCTCCCTGATCTCTCCCACCTGGGAATTTTTGGCGTTACCCTGGTGACGCTCACCTGCAAACATCTTGCTGAAGTCGCCAGAGTCCATCGCCATGACGACGTCGGCCTTGACAGGTGACTGGCCTTGACCTGCACTGCCAGCGCCGCTCTTCAGGTCCAGGAACCAAAGGCCCTTATTCTCTCCTTATATGGGCATGTTCATATCAGTGACACGCCCACCACATCTCCGTATATGGACATGTTTAGATTTGGGAGATCTGCTTCTACCTGATAGGTCGAACTGATAAATGCCCTGCGTCAACTTGACCACGTCTTCGTTGATGACCCCTCTGATGGCGTTGAAGGTGCTTTCTATTGGTCCACCGGAGGACGGCGCGGCTGACGATGATGGAGGAGGTTTGAAGGCTGGTGTTGCCCCTAGCAACGAGAtaagaaaaacaggacatttcCACCAAAACGATAcaccaataaaatgaaaatgtgcagTAGGGCCTTTCTCGATCTCAATATGTCTCCTTTCAGCAGTAAACATCACATCAAAGAATTTTAACACTATCAGAAcagtatttgtattatttaccaTGTTGCTCCATCTGCTCGACCAGGTTCTCAGGTGCTTCGTCCAGGAAGAAGTCCGGCAGCAGGGGGTGGCCTGTTGACCAATCAGAGACCACCGTGAGCGCCACATGACAGAGCTAGTTTGGCTTGACACAGTTGGCAGAGAGCTTACCTGGCTGGACGGCGTACTGTTCGAAATCTCGGACTCCCTGCTCCTTCAGGACGTCCTCGTCGACCAGGAAGTGACCCGTGTAGTCCTTGGGTCGGGACAGGACGGCGTAGGCGGCGTCCGCCATGATGTCAGAGGTACGACACTGTTTACTGATGCCCTCCCCGCCCAACATATCCATCGCAGCTGTCTGGATCGCTACGGCAACAACAGACAGGGTTAGCACCACGGGGAgtctgttagcatgctagtttACTGCGAGGGTCTATGAGGGgtctgttagcatgctagtttACTGTGAGGGTCTATGAGGGgtctgttagcatgctagtttACTGTGAGGGTCTATGAGGGGTCGGTTAGCATGCTAGTTTACTGTGAGGGTCTATGAGGGGTCGGTTAGCATGCTAGTTTACTGTGAGGGTCTATGAGGGgtctgttagcatgctagtttACTGTGAGGGTCTATGAGGGGTCGGTTAGCATGCTAGTTTACTGTGAGGGTCTATGAGGGGTCGGTTAGCATGCTAGTTTACTGTGAGGGTCTATGAGGGGTCGGTTAGCATGCTAGTTTACTGTGAGGGTCTATGAGGGGTCGGTTAGCATGCTAGTTTACTGTGAGGGTCTATGAGGGgtttgttagcatgctagtttACTGTGAGGGTCTATGAGGGgtttgttagcatgctagtttACTGTGAGGGTCTATGAGGGGTCGGTTAGCATGCTAGTTTACTGTGAGGGTCTATGAGGGGTCGGTTAGCATGCTAGTTTACTGTGAGGGTCTATGAGGGgtttgttagcatgctagtttACTGTGAGGGTCTATGAGGGgtttgttagcatgctagtttACTGTGAGAGTCTATGCATGCTAACGTTTAGCCACTGACCAGTTTTAGGCCAGAGGGCGTTCACTGCGATTTGACCTCTGAACTCTTCTGCCATTCCCAGGACGCACATGGACATTCCGTACTTTGCCATTGTGTACGCTGAAGAGAATAAAATGTAAAGATGTTTGGATGAACAGAAGTGAACGGCTGTATGATGGGATGCCCGATGGTCAGTTGCCACGGTTACCCGTATGGTTCTTGAACCAGACGGGGTTGAGGTTGAGCGGAGGTGACAGGTTCAGGATGTGAGGACTGCGACTCTTCAGCAGGTGGGGGATGACCAGCTTAGACCTGAAACATACAGACACTCGTTTGGAGGAGGTCGTTattcatggtgtgtgtgtgtgtgtgtgtgtgtgtgtgtgtgtgtgtgtgtgtgtgtgtgtgtgtgtgtgtgtgtgtgtgtgtgtgtgtgtgtgttcctacgTCACGTATGTCCCTCTCAGGTTGACTCCCAGCATCAGGTCCACCTTCTTGAGGGGCGTCTCCAGGGTTCCCGTCAGACTGATGGCGCTGGCGTTGTTCACCAAGATGTCGATTCCTGCCAATCAGACACATGGATCgtgtcactggggggggggctccatcatcagcccccccccactggtACAACGACGTCCAACTGGAGCTTGATATAAGCCTTAAAGAAACGTTCTCTTTCGTTTCCACACCAAAAATGTTTCTATTAACAGATTGAATGATACAATCATGTGTTCGGTTTCCTAATCGTTCATCGTTTTACTTTCTTTACGTGTTCGATCTGATGAACGACGTCTCACCTCCGAACCTGTCGACGGCTTTCTGCACGGCGTCTCCCACCTGCTGCTCGTCACGGATGTCGACGACACAAGCCAGCGCTTTACCGCCCGCCGCCTCCactgcacagacacacgcagCTTTACTGTGACGCCTGACTTACCCTTCAGAATAAAggctctgctgctctgtggacACAACACTGGCGCACAGAAGAACTCAAACACGTCTTCAGAGCACGATGACAGTTATGACGATCGTTAAGAAGACCAGAGTGTGATCATCTAAAATCAGCCACCTTCCACCCGCCTCACACTTCATTAGGAACGAGGTACTAAGCCACAACAACAGGTCCGTCTCAGCGTCTGACTTCCTGTTAGCTCCTCACCCTCCTGAGCAGCGGTGTAGATGGTCCCCGGTAGCTTGGGGTGGGGCTCGGCGGTCTTGGCGGCGATGACCACGTTGGCCCCGTCCCTGGCGGCCTTCAGGGCGATGGCTTTGCCGATCCCCCGGCTGGCCCCGGTGATGAAGAGCGTGCAGCCCGCCAACTTCCTGAGAGACGCAGGCAGTTAGCTCACATGCTAACACACAGCTCCATCACTGGCATGCTAGCCATGGATCTGACAAATATAAACATCTGTCTCCAGAGGTTTGAACTAATGAACTAATTCATTGAACAAAAGAAGTTCTTTCCAGCCAACccggatggatggagagataaatatatatattaactaaATGTGTGTCAGGTAGAGGTTATAGTTATAATAAAGTTAACATTTGAGCTCGGTGGAGATCATAAACTCCACAAATGATGGTTTTGAGGCATTGTGAGCTTTAACAAGGGGACATTAAGGTGACGTCAtgaagtgaatgaatgagaggaTGAGGGACacgatgctgtttacatgaaCGTATGAGGACCATTTGTCTCtaaactgatgacatgtgacaacGTTTGatgctacaactattttgtgctgaaaggcagctttttacttgttatttataatgtaacgtgttataaaagcaacaaggtacttgaggcactaCTTTATCTTTAATAATGTAACACGTCTACAGCTTGTCGTAAGAAAAACAGTAAGAAAAACACCAGTTAACGAAAGTAGGACAagtggagacctgtcaatcagcctcTAGTCCCACCCTAAAGCGCCCTGTTAGCATCATGCTGCATTACATTGAGATCATAAATAAACTGGGTTTTATCTGTACTTTAGCCCTAATATGACGTGGGGTGTTGACATAATCAATGCCTCTGATCACTTCTGTTAGTGAGTTAATACCTTTTACAACTTACAGAAATCCATCATTTGTACAAGCTGGGCCAGCAAAGATAAGACTTGATTTGTCTCCATTAGATTAGAGATCGTTTTAatagttattattattctgtGTAACACTGTAATAGAACAGCGGTAAAGGGTTTGAAGCCTGTTGGAGGTTAGCTCACAGCTCGTTGCTTTGCTCAAAGGTCACGAGGCAGAATCAAACTACGTCGGTGTCTGTAGAGAAGTTAACAGGTCGCTCACCCCGTGTTCTGCAGCATCTTCTCCTCTCAAGGTGAAGGAAACAATGACggtgtgtttcttcttctccaccttTCACCCACTTACAACCGGAAGTCACACAGCAACTGCTCCTATCCACTTCCGGGTCACGGCAAAGACGCGGTGAGACGACAGGACGTCTCACTCCCGGATTATTCATCGGCACGTCGTCActggtgtgttgttgttgttgttgttgttgttgtcctcaTTAAAATAGAATAAAGGAATCCATGAGGAATCTGTCCTTGTTTTAAACCAATGAAGGTCTGTGACGGGAGGACtaagggggggggacagctaCTGTCCACCAAACTGTCCTCTTCATGTTCCACATTCTTCTGAGGCCATGAAGGTGATGAAGATGTGAGTTAAGGActtcagtgacaaacacacacttctgacaggACGGCAAAcagtgcctttatttacaggTGGGTCTTATATGAAGCTCAGTGACACACAGAGcgtctgtgggatggtgagagcttcgTGGTCTCATCTGTCCACAAACACCTTCTCACGTCTGACAGCACGTCTCAGTGTCAGAGCTTCTTCATCCAGCACGTGGTTCAGATCATGGAGCAGGAGGAAACAGGGGAATGGACTTTATAtatcgccctcatcacgtttacaactgttcactcctcagtgcgcagtgcGGACCTGATCCAAACACCTGAAGGTTTGGACCACTGATCCAAACACCTGAAGGTTTGAGACCACTGATCCAAACACCTGAAGGTTGGAGACCACGAGCCTCAATGACTTCCACCCTGTTGCATGAAGTGCTTGGAGAGGCTGGTCCTGGCTCATCTCACATCCTGTTTGCCACCCACACTGGACCCTAAAGTTCTAAAGTGTccctcatactgtctcacacacagtgtctcacacagtgtctcacacacactgtccctcatactgtctcacacacactgtccctcacactgtctcacacagtgtcatACTGTCTTTTATCCTGAGATATTATTCATAAGTGAGAAATGAAAACCAaaccaatattttattttaaaaaaaagaaagaaacgagtcaaaactttttttcaatttttccaAAACTACTTTTCGTCCACTTATCATGGCGGCTTGCGGCCATGTTCTCCCGTGACGTCACCAAACCGGAAGTAAGATCATCGCTCTCTGCGGCGGCTGCGGAAGGCTCGCGGACCCAAACAActcttcttccctctcctcttcctcctctttttctcctcttattcctcctcctcctcctcctcgcggaCCATGGACGGGTGAGCGCAACCGCACGTTTCCATGGCGACTGAACCGCACCTGCGCGATCCTTTCACCTGAGCCGCctcttctttgttgttgttgttgttgtcgttgttgttgtttacttgaTTCAAACTCCCTCCCGACTCTCCACGCGCTGCTCACTCCGG encodes:
- the LOC119227072 gene encoding uncharacterized protein LOC119227072, which codes for MATMTNAALKYKEIISKSYEIKRGSPTLYQLRPKEENIGTLKRRTLGVKNPNKLNKTILLVGETGAGKSTLINALVNFAMGVKWEDDVWFQIVEEEKKEQTQSQTSDVIVYEIFGHEDKTLPYSLTVIDTPGHGSTGGIEHDGRVSQRLFDLFRSVGGVHEINAVGLVLKAGENRLNDRLSYVFNSVVSLFGKDLEQNIVALVTHSPGRTPKNALDALDAANIKCARNDKNQPVHFLFDNCQHEARTEDVEDLEQAYNKAMKGMKQFTDFLQKTAPQKLETTLHVLNERIRLTACIQNLQERIQSMELKQKEIQQTQEALKKYEEGMKSFEGFTIEVDESYKVKEPIESGRWGLFFYEGAVTCNICEENCHFPGCTMALKPSHCEVMKEGRCTSCTNRCPAADHVKQGWRYVTKTKKVKKTLEEVKKKYEENKAQNMGILESLQKEMENLEAHKTESLYEAYNHVVKLEQIALTVVSVSTYVHLDFLIEEMEKKGDTEKVQKLKEMSSKKDNVFIAGFKYMYGKLFSSK
- the hsdl2 gene encoding hydroxysteroid dehydrogenase-like protein 2, coding for MLQNTGKLAGCTLFITGASRGIGKAIALKAARDGANVVIAAKTAEPHPKLPGTIYTAAQEVEAAGGKALACVVDIRDEQQVGDAVQKAVDRFGGIDILVNNASAISLTGTLETPLKKVDLMLGVNLRGTYVTSKLVIPHLLKSRSPHILNLSPPLNLNPVWFKNHTAYTMAKYGMSMCVLGMAEEFRGQIAVNALWPKTAIQTAAMDMLGGEGISKQCRTSDIMADAAYAVLSRPKDYTGHFLVDEDVLKEQGVRDFEQYAVQPGHPLLPDFFLDEAPENLVEQMEQHGATPAFKPPPSSSAAPSSGGPIESTFNAIRGVINEDVVKLTQGIYQFDLSGENKGLWFLDLKSGAGSAGQGQSPVKADVVMAMDSGDFSKMFAGKLKPTMAFMSGKLKIKGDMTLALKLEKLMGRMSKAKL